A window of the Halopseudomonas phragmitis genome harbors these coding sequences:
- a CDS encoding sensor histidine kinase — protein MAAESSFNLIRWFSLLSLVLISSVAVGLGIISTHFVVSESIERDSMLSAQFVQAVAEAEIRHARLPQTVTIADLLDLRQPPHPDVPAALHRQVREEFLDHIEHLPDALLANIYAPDKVVVWSSNPDLIGERFTENQDLEQVFRFKDRVGATYIHLPHNREEQQFIRHHDKFFIENYIPLFNAQGRVGAVVEIYKEPHDLIGRIKRGLAMIWLATLLGGAVLFFGLFRIVRRASRLLSYQQHKLVDNETFVLLGEMSSAIAHSLRNPLASIRSSAELALELEPEDARKSIGDIIGQVDRMSHWVRELLVSARPVNTHPEPVNLPAVLKDCLAAFDHQLKKSGIRVEATVPAVPPVMAHNVLLGQVLHNVLANAIEAMPDGGWLRLRLDCDKNKRKLWLTIADTGKGMSRQQKLMAFRPFYTTKQGGLGVGLVMVKRIMERFGGEVSLNSTENTGTTICLGFSLTEGESNAA, from the coding sequence GTGGCCGCAGAGTCATCGTTCAATCTGATCCGTTGGTTTTCTCTGCTCAGTCTGGTGCTGATCTCCAGCGTTGCTGTGGGGCTGGGAATCATCTCCACCCACTTTGTTGTTAGTGAAAGCATCGAGCGGGACTCCATGCTCAGCGCCCAGTTTGTTCAGGCTGTGGCCGAGGCTGAAATACGTCATGCTCGCCTGCCTCAGACTGTGACCATTGCCGATCTGCTCGATCTGCGCCAGCCACCGCACCCCGATGTGCCGGCAGCGCTTCACCGGCAAGTGCGTGAGGAGTTTCTCGACCATATCGAACACCTGCCCGATGCTCTGTTGGCCAATATCTATGCCCCGGACAAGGTAGTGGTATGGTCCAGCAATCCTGATCTTATCGGTGAGCGCTTTACCGAAAATCAGGATCTTGAGCAGGTGTTCAGGTTCAAAGATCGGGTGGGTGCCACCTATATCCATCTGCCGCACAACCGTGAGGAGCAGCAGTTCATTCGTCATCACGACAAGTTCTTCATCGAGAATTACATTCCGCTGTTCAATGCCCAGGGCAGGGTTGGAGCCGTGGTCGAAATCTACAAGGAGCCCCATGATCTAATCGGCCGGATCAAGCGTGGTTTGGCGATGATTTGGCTGGCCACTTTGCTGGGCGGTGCGGTGTTGTTTTTCGGTCTGTTCCGGATTGTGCGCCGGGCCTCAAGGCTGCTGAGCTACCAGCAGCACAAACTGGTCGATAATGAAACCTTCGTGCTGCTTGGAGAAATGTCCTCGGCCATCGCTCATAGCCTGCGCAATCCGCTGGCCTCGATCCGTTCCAGTGCCGAGTTGGCACTTGAGCTGGAACCAGAAGATGCGCGCAAAAGCATTGGCGACATCATCGGTCAGGTTGACCGCATGTCGCATTGGGTGCGTGAGCTGCTGGTGTCAGCCCGCCCGGTCAACACTCATCCAGAGCCGGTCAACCTGCCGGCGGTGCTTAAAGACTGCCTGGCAGCATTCGATCACCAGCTCAAAAAGTCGGGCATTCGGGTGGAAGCTACCGTGCCGGCGGTACCGCCGGTGATGGCCCACAATGTACTGCTCGGCCAGGTGCTGCACAACGTACTGGCCAACGCCATCGAGGCGATGCCGGATGGTGGCTGGCTGCGTCTGCGGCTTGATTGCGACAAGAACAAGCGCAAGTTGTGGCTGACCATTGCCGATACCGGCAAGGGTATGTCGCGGCAACAGAAGCTGATGGCCTTCCGGCCGTTTTACACGACCAAACAGGGTGGTCTGGGTGTAGGCCTGGTTATGGTCAAACGGATCATGGAGCGTTTTGGTGGTGAGGTCTCACTGAACAGTACCGAGAATACTGGCACGACCATCTGTCTCGGCTTCAGTCTGACCGAAGGAGAATCCAATGCAGCATAG
- a CDS encoding sigma-54-dependent transcriptional regulator, which yields MQHSILIVEDDQQLAANIQTYLERKEFEAQVCHTAEEALDVLKHFHPDLVLTDNSLPGMRGVELVRQLHEREPGLKCIMMTGYGNIEDAVESMKAGAYHYLTKPVALTEIKLMLDKALQAQQLERKLNFYQEREAQNGNLAQLLGDSGPMQALKGRIRQLLEAERGMDCDDLPVVLIEGETGTGKELVARALHFEGCRAKGPFVELNCASIPADLLEAELFGHEKGAFTDAKERRVGLVEAADGGTLFLDEIGEMDLSMQAKLLKLLEDRSVRRIGSVRERRVNVRIISATNCNLERMVQQGRFRKDLFFRLHIITLKMPSLYERGDDILLLARHFLRMHGRRYGKPELVFSSEAETRMRNYSWPGNVRELRNMLEQAALLAQNHSVKPEHLSLCPGLVNSVESGLDYHPGYPGQELDTADERPGVNDREAVMRVLEKTDWNVTKSARLLGITRDMMRYRIEKLGLVRPDRPLS from the coding sequence ATGCAGCATAGTATTCTGATTGTCGAGGACGACCAGCAGCTCGCGGCCAATATCCAGACATATCTGGAGCGCAAAGAGTTCGAGGCCCAGGTTTGCCATACCGCGGAAGAGGCGCTGGATGTACTCAAACATTTTCATCCGGACCTGGTGCTGACTGATAACTCACTACCGGGCATGCGCGGGGTTGAACTGGTACGCCAGCTGCACGAGCGTGAGCCCGGACTCAAATGCATCATGATGACTGGCTACGGCAATATCGAAGATGCGGTTGAGTCGATGAAAGCTGGGGCCTATCACTACCTGACCAAGCCTGTGGCTCTGACGGAAATCAAACTGATGCTGGACAAGGCCTTGCAGGCCCAGCAATTGGAACGCAAGTTGAACTTCTATCAGGAGCGTGAGGCGCAGAATGGCAATCTTGCGCAATTGCTGGGTGATTCGGGCCCCATGCAGGCGCTGAAGGGCCGGATACGTCAGTTGCTGGAGGCCGAGCGCGGCATGGATTGCGACGACCTGCCGGTGGTGCTGATTGAAGGGGAAACCGGCACCGGCAAGGAGCTGGTCGCCCGCGCCCTGCACTTCGAAGGCTGTCGGGCCAAGGGGCCGTTCGTTGAACTCAACTGCGCCTCGATCCCCGCCGACCTGCTGGAGGCGGAGCTGTTCGGACATGAGAAGGGCGCCTTTACCGATGCTAAGGAGCGCCGGGTTGGCCTGGTAGAAGCGGCCGATGGCGGGACCCTGTTCCTGGACGAAATCGGTGAAATGGACCTGAGCATGCAGGCCAAACTGCTCAAGCTGCTGGAAGATCGTAGCGTGCGGCGAATCGGCTCGGTTCGAGAGCGGCGGGTCAATGTGCGGATCATCAGCGCCACCAACTGCAATCTGGAGCGGATGGTACAGCAGGGCCGGTTCCGCAAGGATCTGTTCTTTCGCTTGCATATCATCACCCTGAAAATGCCCAGCTTGTATGAGCGTGGTGACGACATCCTGCTGCTGGCCCGGCATTTTTTGCGCATGCACGGGCGCCGTTACGGCAAACCTGAACTGGTGTTCAGCTCCGAGGCGGAAACCCGGATGCGCAACTACAGTTGGCCTGGCAATGTACGCGAGCTGCGTAACATGCTCGAGCAGGCGGCGTTGCTGGCGCAGAATCACAGCGTCAAACCCGAGCACCTGAGTCTTTGCCCGGGACTGGTCAATAGCGTTGAGTCCGGGTTGGACTATCATCCGGGATATCCAGGTCAGGAGCTGGATACAGCCGATGAGCGTCCGGGTGTAAATGATCGGGAGGCTGTAATGCGGGTGTTGGAGAAAACTGACTGGAACGTCACCAAGTCCGCCCGTTTACTCGGTATCACCCGGGACATGATGCGTTATCGAATCGAGAAACTGGGATTGGTACGTCCGGATCGGCCCTTGAGTTGA
- a CDS encoding Mor transcription activator family protein: MSAISPHMEQQRHELLSDVADLVASVLEDHGVAASLAEQCGAALADRLAAHWGGQLINIPKDYRFKLAARDLLIYEEFTGNNHADLARKYDMTVRGIYKIIERARKRDLDYRQPKLF; encoded by the coding sequence ATGAGCGCTATCTCACCCCACATGGAGCAGCAGCGGCATGAGCTGCTGTCAGACGTTGCTGACCTGGTTGCGTCCGTCCTGGAGGACCACGGTGTTGCCGCCAGTCTGGCTGAGCAATGCGGGGCGGCCTTAGCCGATCGGCTGGCTGCTCATTGGGGTGGGCAACTGATCAATATCCCGAAGGACTACCGGTTCAAGCTGGCTGCACGTGATCTGCTTATATATGAAGAGTTCACTGGCAATAATCACGCTGACCTGGCAAGGAAATATGACATGACTGTACGGGGCATCTATAAGATCATAGAACGCGCCCGCAAACGCGATCTCGACTACCGGCAGCCAAAGCTATTTTGA
- a CDS encoding gp16 family protein, whose translation MISRSTTAKIHIARQQLGLEDADYRALLGRVAGVTSSKQLTDRTAGRVLRELERLGFQPKPSNRAKGKPHNFNQQDAEITKIEALLADMKLPWSYADAIANRMFGIARCAWLRKPQHYKALIAALHVEQRKQNLNAELECLLDELGYKGPERTSVLEDLPKGWNRSIPTLEAIIRALRAEQNEKGPQLCS comes from the coding sequence ATGATCTCCCGCTCAACCACAGCAAAAATCCACATCGCCCGGCAGCAGCTGGGCCTTGAGGATGCCGATTACCGCGCCCTGCTCGGCAGGGTCGCGGGCGTCACAAGCTCCAAGCAATTGACCGATCGCACTGCAGGCCGGGTGCTGCGCGAGCTTGAGCGCCTCGGATTTCAGCCCAAGCCGAGCAACCGAGCGAAGGGCAAGCCTCACAACTTCAATCAGCAGGACGCCGAGATCACAAAGATCGAGGCGCTGCTGGCCGATATGAAGCTGCCCTGGTCATATGCGGATGCCATCGCAAATCGAATGTTCGGTATCGCGCGCTGCGCCTGGCTACGCAAGCCCCAGCACTACAAGGCGCTGATCGCCGCGCTGCATGTTGAGCAGAGAAAGCAGAACCTAAATGCCGAGTTGGAATGCTTGCTGGATGAACTCGGATACAAGGGGCCAGAACGCACCTCGGTTTTGGAAGACCTACCCAAAGGGTGGAATCGCAGTATTCCAACATTGGAAGCGATTATCCGAGCCTTGCGTGCTGAGCAAAATGAGAAGGGGCCGCAACTATGCAGTTGA
- a CDS encoding HNH endonuclease signature motif containing protein, with protein sequence MWQLEVIFQRSEKGIYSQAKALGVQRSEAFMASEQSGRMLKASTLGNSTRFQKGHQTWNKGLKGFKAGGRSAQTRFKPGNLSGSAKDQLKPVGHERVTKDGILQRKVRADGPPHRRWKSVHSILWEEHNGPVPAGHVVVFKDQGIKHINITLDRLELITRAELALRNTIHRYPPELKAAIRAVAKLKRTINEVGNEKQN encoded by the coding sequence ATGTGGCAACTGGAAGTGATCTTTCAGCGCTCGGAAAAGGGCATCTATTCCCAGGCAAAGGCCCTTGGTGTCCAGCGCAGTGAAGCTTTCATGGCGAGTGAGCAGAGTGGGCGAATGCTCAAGGCCTCTACTCTGGGCAACAGTACTCGCTTTCAAAAGGGTCACCAAACCTGGAATAAAGGGCTGAAAGGCTTCAAGGCCGGCGGTCGTAGTGCTCAAACCAGGTTCAAGCCTGGAAATCTTAGTGGCTCGGCCAAAGACCAGCTCAAACCGGTTGGACATGAACGGGTCACCAAAGACGGGATTTTGCAGCGCAAGGTCCGCGCTGACGGCCCACCGCATCGCCGGTGGAAATCAGTGCATTCGATTCTCTGGGAAGAGCACAACGGCCCAGTTCCAGCAGGCCATGTAGTGGTTTTCAAAGACCAAGGTATCAAGCACATCAACATCACTCTTGATCGGCTTGAGCTGATCACACGCGCCGAGCTTGCTCTGCGCAACACCATTCATCGCTATCCGCCAGAGCTGAAGGCGGCAATCCGTGCCGTGGCAAAGCTGAAGCGAACCATCAATGAGGTGGGCAATGAAAAACAAAATTGA
- a CDS encoding DUF3164 family protein codes for MTAQIDIPNGYRKDAKGNLVPVDRIKPVDQLRDDLVLALVKRGASLSKSLADFKAAAFSEIDTFVEQSAAEYGAKHGGKKGNISLLSFDGRYKILVAIQDSITFDERLVAAKALIDECLKDWTADARSEVATIVQDVFRVDKAGNIRPAQVLSLRRLDIADKRWLRAMDAISDAVQVTGSKSYIRMYERVGQTDQYKPISLDIAGV; via the coding sequence ATGACAGCACAGATTGATATCCCTAATGGCTACCGCAAAGATGCCAAGGGCAACCTAGTACCCGTAGACCGCATCAAGCCGGTCGATCAATTGCGCGATGACCTGGTGCTGGCACTGGTCAAACGTGGCGCCAGCCTCAGCAAGTCATTGGCTGACTTTAAGGCTGCTGCATTCAGTGAGATAGATACCTTTGTCGAGCAGTCAGCCGCTGAATACGGCGCCAAGCATGGCGGTAAGAAAGGCAACATTTCGCTGCTGTCGTTCGATGGTCGGTACAAGATCCTCGTCGCCATTCAGGACAGCATCACCTTCGATGAGCGCCTGGTGGCCGCAAAGGCGCTGATTGATGAGTGCCTGAAAGACTGGACGGCCGACGCCCGGAGCGAGGTGGCCACCATCGTCCAGGACGTGTTCCGGGTCGATAAGGCCGGCAACATCCGCCCTGCTCAAGTACTCAGCCTGCGTCGCCTGGATATCGCCGATAAACGCTGGTTGCGGGCCATGGATGCGATCAGTGATGCCGTCCAGGTAACCGGCTCCAAGTCCTATATCCGCATGTACGAGCGCGTCGGCCAGACCGACCAGTACAAGCCCATTAGCCTTGATATTGCGGGGGTGTGA
- a CDS encoding ExeA family protein codes for MLKLKSTLEAIEQKQADLARSLQLSPATIAQLINHGQWPKSLDRDALEQRIRDWLLSNGAANDAIGDVFEEMDQPCANTADPQPPEESDQENNQELEPMLKRKQTLMPAARKAFSLLRDPFDDLTCADDMYVSQDIRYVRECMYQVARHDGFLAVVGESGAGKSTLRRELVARLEAEDAPVVVIEPYVLAMEDNDQKGKTLKSAHIAESIMAVVNPTEVPKSSPESRFRQMHRALLGSAESGMRHLLIIEEAHSLPIPTLKHLKRLRELERGFSKLLNIVLIGQPELLTKKLHERNPELREVVQRIQVVELEPVPLAELENFLRFRFSRVGADLDKVIDADGIRAIGERLQHTVGNKIHSLLYPLAIGNLFVAAMNLAADLGEPVVTSNIVMEV; via the coding sequence ATGTTGAAACTGAAATCCACGCTGGAAGCCATCGAGCAAAAGCAGGCCGATCTGGCGCGTTCGCTGCAACTGAGCCCGGCCACTATCGCCCAGCTGATCAACCATGGCCAGTGGCCGAAAAGCCTCGACCGGGACGCGCTGGAGCAGCGCATCCGCGACTGGCTGCTGAGCAACGGCGCCGCAAATGATGCTATCGGCGACGTATTTGAAGAAATGGATCAGCCGTGCGCCAACACGGCCGATCCGCAACCCCCAGAAGAGTCCGACCAGGAAAACAACCAGGAGTTAGAACCAATGCTAAAACGGAAACAGACACTGATGCCAGCCGCACGCAAAGCCTTTTCCCTGCTGCGCGATCCCTTTGATGACCTGACCTGCGCTGATGACATGTACGTCAGCCAGGATATTCGCTACGTCCGTGAGTGCATGTATCAAGTCGCCCGGCACGATGGCTTTCTGGCTGTGGTAGGTGAGTCTGGGGCTGGAAAATCAACGCTGCGCCGTGAGCTGGTCGCCCGACTGGAGGCAGAAGACGCGCCTGTGGTGGTGATTGAGCCCTACGTCCTCGCGATGGAAGACAACGACCAAAAGGGCAAGACGCTCAAGTCGGCCCACATTGCAGAGTCGATCATGGCTGTGGTCAATCCGACCGAGGTGCCGAAATCCAGCCCGGAGTCTCGGTTCCGCCAGATGCACCGCGCGCTGCTGGGCAGTGCCGAGTCTGGCATGCGGCATCTGCTGATCATTGAAGAGGCGCACAGCCTGCCGATCCCAACGCTGAAACACCTCAAGCGCCTGCGTGAACTGGAGCGCGGATTCAGCAAGCTGCTGAACATTGTCCTGATCGGCCAGCCCGAGCTACTGACCAAGAAACTGCACGAGCGCAACCCGGAACTGCGGGAGGTAGTGCAGCGCATCCAGGTGGTTGAGTTGGAACCGGTACCGCTGGCAGAGCTGGAAAACTTCCTGCGCTTTCGCTTCAGCCGAGTCGGCGCTGACCTCGACAAGGTAATCGACGCGGACGGTATCCGCGCCATTGGCGAGCGTCTGCAGCACACCGTCGGTAACAAGATCCACAGCCTGCTGTACCCACTGGCAATCGGCAACCTGTTTGTCGCAGCCATGAACCTGGCCGCAGATCTGGGCGAGCCGGTTGTCACCAGCAACATCGTGATGGAGGTGTGA
- a CDS encoding DDE-type integrase/transposase/recombinase encodes MTERLVAVAQAIRAAGHGGKQAIYEQACSDLGISLATLHRKLRNMTVKKQRKVRADAGKSDLTYDEALLIVGSIKETTRGNDKINWALMDAVTALRANGLVRAERVDPRTGEITPLSESAIRRAIRGYGLHIDQLTAPTPHVEMRSEHPNHVWQIDASLCVLYYLKPSAKAQGLHIMDQDKFYKNKPANVARVMADRVWSYEITDHASGWIYVEYVMGAESGENLCSVLINALQERGGPDMLHGVPRILYMDPGSANTSAMTLNLCKSLGIEAIAHAPGSARATGQVENARNIIERKFEAGLRYRPVADLAELNALAAQWRAVFNATGVHRRHGMTRTAAWMRITEQQLVKAPSIEVCRELAIAEPVERKVKPGMRISFQGAEYSVKDIPNVMVHEKVLVTRNPWRSDAAQVVATNATGHQVIYVIPRIEKGEFGFSEGEHSVPFGDFARHADTPAQKASKAIEQLMTGTTSTEDAAAERKAKALPLAGKLDPYKPLADVELPTYMPRRGTDHKLTGPVVELPPLSHVAAAKRLKAMLGDKWTADAMATLKETYKDGVPEPELEAFAERIRNPKPQRPGLRLVGGDAC; translated from the coding sequence ATGACCGAACGCCTGGTTGCTGTGGCGCAAGCCATCCGCGCCGCAGGCCATGGCGGCAAGCAGGCCATCTATGAGCAGGCGTGCAGTGATCTAGGCATTTCCCTGGCCACACTGCACCGCAAGCTGCGGAATATGACAGTGAAAAAACAACGCAAGGTGCGCGCTGACGCGGGCAAATCTGACCTGACCTATGACGAGGCGCTGCTGATTGTGGGCAGCATCAAGGAAACCACCCGTGGCAACGACAAGATCAACTGGGCTCTGATGGATGCTGTGACGGCGCTACGCGCAAATGGCCTGGTGCGCGCCGAGCGCGTGGACCCGCGCACCGGGGAGATCACCCCACTGAGCGAAAGTGCCATACGCCGTGCCATTCGGGGGTACGGGCTGCATATCGATCAGCTCACGGCACCCACGCCGCACGTGGAAATGCGCAGCGAACACCCGAACCACGTCTGGCAAATCGACGCCTCCCTGTGCGTGCTCTACTACCTCAAGCCCTCGGCCAAGGCGCAGGGGCTGCACATCATGGACCAGGACAAGTTCTACAAGAACAAACCGGCCAATGTCGCGCGGGTGATGGCTGACCGCGTGTGGTCCTACGAGATCACTGACCACGCCAGCGGCTGGATTTACGTTGAGTATGTGATGGGGGCCGAGTCCGGCGAGAACCTGTGCAGCGTGTTGATCAACGCCCTGCAGGAACGCGGTGGGCCGGACATGCTGCACGGGGTGCCGCGCATCCTCTATATGGACCCCGGCAGCGCTAACACCAGCGCCATGACCCTGAACCTGTGCAAGAGCCTGGGTATTGAGGCCATTGCACACGCTCCTGGCAGTGCTCGCGCAACCGGCCAGGTTGAAAACGCGCGGAACATCATTGAACGCAAGTTCGAAGCGGGACTGAGATATCGACCAGTAGCTGACCTGGCTGAGCTAAATGCGCTGGCCGCGCAATGGCGGGCGGTGTTCAACGCTACAGGGGTACACCGTCGCCACGGCATGACCCGCACCGCTGCCTGGATGCGCATTACCGAGCAGCAACTGGTGAAGGCCCCATCCATTGAGGTGTGCCGGGAGTTGGCGATTGCTGAGCCGGTGGAGCGCAAGGTCAAGCCGGGCATGCGTATCTCGTTCCAGGGGGCCGAGTACTCCGTTAAGGACATACCGAACGTGATGGTCCACGAGAAGGTGCTGGTCACCCGCAACCCATGGCGCAGCGACGCTGCTCAGGTGGTGGCCACCAACGCCACGGGGCATCAGGTGATCTACGTGATCCCGCGTATCGAGAAAGGCGAATTCGGCTTCTCTGAGGGTGAACACAGTGTGCCATTCGGTGATTTTGCCCGCCACGCCGACACACCCGCCCAGAAGGCCAGCAAGGCTATCGAGCAACTGATGACAGGTACCACATCGACCGAGGATGCCGCCGCTGAGCGCAAGGCTAAAGCGTTGCCGCTGGCCGGCAAGCTGGACCCTTACAAACCTCTGGCCGATGTCGAGCTGCCGACCTATATGCCGCGTCGCGGCACTGACCACAAGCTGACAGGCCCGGTGGTGGAACTGCCGCCACTGAGCCACGTTGCCGCTGCTAAGCGGTTGAAAGCCATGCTGGGCGACAAATGGACCGCCGACGCCATGGCAACCCTGAAAGAAACATACAAGGACGGCGTTCCAGAGCCCGAGCTGGAAGCGTTCGCCGAGCGTATCCGCAACCCGAAACCCCAGCGTCCGGGTCTCCGGCTGGTGGGAGGTGATGCATGTTGA
- a CDS encoding helix-turn-helix domain-containing protein, with the protein MSKQFARTSESGARCLRVMKALRGQTLSGLSNSDIAKALNIPPSAVTRCMNTLISEGFATKLDNGRFALSVAALQIAQAHADEMTRATNRIHELNQRVAAGSHY; encoded by the coding sequence ATGAGTAAGCAATTTGCCCGCACCAGCGAGAGCGGCGCTCGCTGCCTGCGCGTGATGAAAGCACTGCGCGGCCAGACCCTCAGCGGGTTGAGCAACAGCGACATTGCCAAGGCGCTGAACATCCCTCCCAGCGCGGTTACCCGCTGTATGAACACGCTGATCAGCGAGGGCTTTGCTACCAAGCTGGACAACGGCCGGTTTGCCCTGAGCGTGGCGGCGCTGCAGATCGCCCAAGCACACGCGGACGAAATGACCCGCGCAACCAACCGCATCCATGAACTTAACCAGCGCGTTGCCGCTGGCAGCCACTACTAA
- a CDS encoding DNA-binding protein codes for MATQRVLTPDQVKQRFKQRGITISGWAEEHGYRPNAVYRVLNGFDKAHYGKAHEIAIALGLKASESAAA; via the coding sequence ATGGCTACACAACGGGTACTGACCCCTGATCAGGTCAAGCAGCGCTTCAAGCAGCGCGGCATCACCATTTCCGGTTGGGCCGAGGAACACGGCTACAGACCCAACGCGGTATATCGCGTACTCAATGGCTTTGACAAAGCCCACTACGGCAAAGCCCACGAAATCGCTATCGCTCTCGGCCTCAAGGCCAGCGAATCAGCCGCAGCATGA
- a CDS encoding helix-turn-helix domain-containing protein: MDIGERLRSERERLGYSQTKFAELASASKHAQINWEKGVAAPNALALNAWAKEGVDILFVVTGVKQAPAPTQGLPADEQLLLESYRALPAIKKKTLLADLLTGVAAKKSSRSPKADGVSVTGNNNRTAGRDYNEKES, from the coding sequence ATGGACATTGGCGAAAGGCTACGCTCAGAGCGTGAGCGGCTTGGATACAGCCAGACAAAATTCGCAGAGCTGGCAAGCGCGTCTAAACATGCTCAGATCAACTGGGAAAAAGGAGTTGCTGCACCCAATGCTTTGGCTCTGAATGCTTGGGCTAAAGAGGGGGTAGATATTCTTTTTGTGGTTACAGGTGTGAAGCAGGCGCCCGCACCAACTCAGGGTTTGCCGGCTGACGAACAACTGCTATTGGAGTCATACCGTGCATTGCCTGCTATCAAGAAAAAGACATTGCTAGCGGATTTGCTTACAGGCGTAGCGGCCAAGAAATCATCCAGGTCGCCAAAGGCTGATGGGGTTTCTGTGACTGGCAACAACAACCGCACGGCAGGCAGGGATTACAACGAGAAGGAGTCGTGA
- a CDS encoding zinc-ribbon domain-containing protein, producing MALIKCSECGHDVSDKAAACPSCGAPILASVQGDSLSQADVQQAAMKGHQRSSFKQGLGNAIAVFSVVAAFPVGMATSFQVGVGVAFVGCVIGVVVAYL from the coding sequence GTGGCGCTAATCAAATGCTCGGAATGCGGACATGATGTTTCAGACAAGGCGGCAGCATGCCCTAGTTGCGGTGCGCCGATATTGGCCAGCGTGCAGGGAGACTCATTAAGTCAAGCCGATGTGCAACAGGCAGCTATGAAGGGGCATCAGCGATCTTCATTCAAGCAAGGACTTGGTAACGCGATCGCGGTTTTCTCTGTTGTCGCGGCCTTCCCTGTGGGTATGGCAACGAGCTTTCAGGTCGGCGTTGGTGTGGCGTTTGTAGGCTGTGTGATTGGTGTTGTCGTCGCATATTTGTGA
- a CDS encoding putative holin, whose translation MYGFPLGFASRRPRLLGWLIMALVLLSALAWAAPEQMPVIVYKLALVLLGAVLAYWIDRALFPYGRPHACLPSDGGGPGGCALPSEADRDRSEVRFAAACLRRSLIVLACVLGLTLGL comes from the coding sequence ATGTACGGTTTCCCCCTTGGTTTCGCCTCACGCCGCCCGCGTCTGCTGGGCTGGCTAATCATGGCACTTGTTCTGCTGTCGGCCCTGGCCTGGGCGGCCCCAGAGCAGATGCCTGTGATCGTTTACAAGCTCGCCTTGGTGCTGCTGGGGGCGGTACTGGCCTACTGGATTGACCGGGCGCTTTTTCCCTACGGGCGGCCCCATGCATGTTTACCTAGTGATGGTGGTGGCCCAGGAGGCTGTGCGCTGCCATCCGAGGCTGACCGCGACCGCTCTGAAGTTCGTTTCGCCGCTGCGTGCCTGCGAAGATCCCTGATTGTGTTGGCCTGTGTTTTGGGTCTGACCCTGGGGCTCTGA
- a CDS encoding transglycosylase SLT domain-containing protein: MNWTERIRPALDRLPLLVWLSLIIVTLSGLGCEPAAAQDVPRAAEQYRRDLVRVAQWQFGLGAPVATLAGQIHQESAWRHSAVSPAGAQGLAQFMPATGRWMAEIYPRRLGPADPFNPGWALRAMVTYNQWHLDRIQAHTHCEKWAMALAAYNGGLGWINRDKRLASASGADPLTWFDSVERFNAGRSAANFRENRDYPRRILERWEPMYVRAGWGRGVCGERYEL, from the coding sequence ATGAACTGGACCGAGCGTATCCGTCCGGCCCTGGATCGCCTGCCGCTGCTTGTGTGGCTATCGCTGATCATTGTGACTCTGTCCGGGCTGGGTTGTGAGCCAGCAGCGGCACAGGACGTGCCGCGCGCTGCTGAGCAGTACCGGCGCGACCTGGTGCGCGTTGCCCAGTGGCAGTTCGGGCTGGGCGCGCCGGTGGCCACCCTGGCCGGGCAGATTCACCAGGAAAGCGCCTGGCGTCACAGTGCAGTGAGCCCTGCCGGTGCCCAGGGGTTGGCGCAGTTCATGCCCGCTACCGGGCGGTGGATGGCTGAGATTTACCCCCGCCGCCTTGGCCCGGCCGACCCGTTCAACCCGGGTTGGGCGCTACGGGCCATGGTTACCTACAACCAATGGCATTTGGATCGAATCCAGGCGCACACCCACTGCGAGAAGTGGGCAATGGCTCTGGCCGCCTATAACGGCGGGCTGGGTTGGATCAATCGCGACAAACGGTTGGCATCGGCTTCTGGGGCCGACCCGCTGACCTGGTTCGATTCCGTCGAGCGGTTCAATGCCGGCCGCTCGGCTGCCAACTTCCGAGAGAACCGCGACTACCCGCGCCGCATCCTTGAGCGCTGGGAGCCCATGTATGTGCGCGCTGGTTGGGGCCGGGGCGTGTGTGGCGAGAGGTATGAGCTGTGA
- the lysC gene encoding Rz1-like lysis system protein LysC has translation MLSACATSSPPVIVQQQPLPAALAVPCPPPVAMSDNSADAALLTLKELYDQYGLCAGRLVELVNHLQEKR, from the coding sequence ATGCTGTCAGCCTGCGCCACGTCGAGTCCGCCCGTGATCGTGCAGCAGCAGCCGCTGCCGGCGGCATTGGCAGTGCCATGCCCACCGCCAGTGGCCATGAGTGACAACAGCGCAGACGCTGCATTGCTGACGCTGAAAGAGCTTTATGACCAGTACGGCCTGTGTGCGGGCCGTTTGGTTGAACTTGTGAATCACCTGCAGGAGAAACGCTGA